One stretch of Armigeres subalbatus isolate Guangzhou_Male chromosome 2, GZ_Asu_2, whole genome shotgun sequence DNA includes these proteins:
- the LOC134217677 gene encoding cytochrome P450 6a8-like, protein MWLVQVVWLLVFALLVSYLWIKKRFSFWKDRGVEYIEPEFPFGNFKTLGKVEHIAPITQRHYDYFKQKGAPYGGVFMLTSPLLYILDTKLIKTLLVKDFNYFPNRGVYFNEKDDPLSAHMFAIEGSKWKTLRNKLSPTFTSGRIKMTFPLVVGVCQQFCDHLGEVVQQSNEVEMHDLLSRYTIDVIGTCAFGIECNSFRDPDNEFRKYGKIAFDKLPHSPLVVYLMKAFRSYANSLGMKQLHEDVSSFFSKVVKDTIQYRETNGVVRNDFMDLLLKLKNTGKLEESGEEIGKLSFDEIAAQAFIFFTAGYDTSSTAMTYTLYELALNQEAQEKARKCVLDIFAANNGTLTYESVGNMGYLDQCINETLRKHPPVAILERNADKDYTLPDSDIVIKKGRKIMIPTFAMHHDPEHFPDPERYDPDRFSPEQVAARDPYSYLPFGEGPRICIGMRFGTIQARVGLASLLRRFKFSVCDKTQIPVKYSRTNFILGPANGVWLRVEKL, encoded by the exons ATGTGGTTAGTTCAAGTGGTATGGCTGTTGGTTTTTGCCCTGCTGGTCAGTTATCTTTGGATCAAGAAGAGATTCAGTTTTTGGAAGGATCGCGGCGTGGAATACATCGAGCCGGAGTTTCCGTTTGGGAATTTTAAGACCCTGGGCAAGGTTGAACACATCGCACCGATTACGCAGCGACATTATGACTATTTCAAGCAAAAAGGAGCCCCATATGGTGGTGTTTTTATGCTAACTTCACCGCTGCTGTACATCTTGGACACAAAACTGATCAAAACACTTCTGGTGAAGGATTTCAATTACTTCCCCAACCGAGGCGTTTATTTCAACGAGAAAGATGACCCCCTTTCGGCCCATATGTTCGCAATTGAAGGCAGCAAGTGGAAGACGTTGCGGAACAAACTGTCGCCCACATTTACTAGCGGTCGAATCAAGATGACCTTCCCATTGGTCGTGGGGGTGTGTCAGCAATTTTGTGATCACCTTGGTGAAGTGGTCCAGCAAAGCAATGAGGTGGAGATGCATGATTTATTATCCAGGTATACGATTGACGTGATTGGAACGTGTGCTTTCGGTATTGAGTGTAACAGTTTCCGTGACCCGGATAATGAGTTCCGCAAATATGGCAAGATTGCATTTGATAAGCTGCCTCATTCTCCACTAGTTGTTTACCTAATGAAGGCTTTCCGAAGCTACGCTAATTCGCTGGGAATGAAGCAGTTGCACGAAGACGTTTCCTCGTTTTTCTCCAAAGTCGTGAAGGATACGATTCAGTATCGTGAAACTAATGGCGTTGTTCGGAATGACTTTATGGACTTGTTGCTAAAATTGAAGAACACGGGCAAGTTGGAAGAGAGCGGTGAGGAAATTGGCAAACTATCGTTCGATGAGATCGCGGCTCAAGCTTTTATCTTCTTCACCGCCGGGTACGACACTTCGTCAACCGCAATGACTTACACCCTCTACGAGTTGGCACTGAACCAAGAGGCACAAGAAAAGGCACGTAAATGCGTGTTAGACATTTTTGCAGCTAACAATGGAACTCTAACATACGAATCTGTCGGCAATATGGGTTATCTCGATCAGTGTATAAACG AAACGCTTCGCAAGCATCCTCCGGTGGCCATTTTGGAACGCAATGCAGATAAAGACTACACGCTGCCTGATAGCGACATTGTCATCAAGAAGGGTCGCAAAATAATGATTCCCACCTTTGCCATGCATCATGACCCGGAGCACTTTCCCGATCCAGAGCGGTACGATCCGGATCGGTTTTCACCGGAACAGGTTGCTGCGCGGGATCCGTACTCCTATCTACCGTTTGGAGAAGGACCTAGGATTTGCATCGGAATGCGCTTCGGTACCATTCAGGCTCGCGTTGGGCTGGCAAGTCTGCTGAGAAGATTTAAGTTCAGTGTTTGTGATAAGACGCAAATACCGGTCAAATATTCGAGAACGAATTTCATTCTAGGGCCGGCTAATGGGGTTTGGTTGAGAGTCGAAAaactttga